From Petrotoga sp. 9PW.55.5.1, the proteins below share one genomic window:
- the ltaE gene encoding low-specificity L-threonine aldolase — MRFIDVRSDTVTQPTQEMREAIYKAEVGDDVYDEDPTIKKLEDYAAKVVGKEDALFVPSGTFGNQLSIFTHCERGSEVILDDNCHIVVHEVGAAAVIAGVQLRTVNSNQGVMSPMEIKQKIRSGEDDLHYPSTGLICLENAHSNGKVIPLENMKEIYYIAHEKSIPVHLDGARVFNAATYLKVDPKEITQYCDSVMFCLSKGLCAPVGSMVAGSKEFIEKAKKKRKLMGGGLRQAGFLAAAGLVALEKMSFRLKEDHENARYLGEKLSQIPEIFVNLEDIHINMVFFKINEKIDTQDIEQFFLKKGIKINPSENGEFRFVTNYWVSRKDVDYIVETMKEYLEKKLKK; from the coding sequence TTGAGATTCATAGATGTAAGAAGCGATACAGTTACACAACCTACTCAAGAAATGAGAGAAGCAATTTATAAAGCAGAGGTTGGAGATGACGTTTATGATGAAGATCCAACTATAAAAAAATTAGAAGATTATGCAGCTAAAGTCGTTGGAAAAGAAGATGCTCTTTTTGTTCCAAGCGGAACTTTTGGCAATCAGTTATCTATTTTCACGCATTGTGAAAGAGGCAGCGAAGTTATACTAGATGATAACTGTCACATAGTAGTTCATGAAGTTGGAGCAGCAGCAGTAATTGCAGGGGTACAACTTAGAACTGTAAACAGCAACCAAGGAGTTATGTCGCCAATGGAAATTAAACAAAAAATCAGAAGTGGTGAAGATGATCTGCACTATCCATCCACTGGTTTAATATGTCTTGAAAATGCTCATTCAAACGGTAAAGTGATCCCTCTTGAGAATATGAAAGAAATATATTATATTGCTCATGAAAAAAGTATTCCTGTGCATTTAGACGGAGCAAGAGTCTTCAATGCCGCTACATATTTAAAAGTAGATCCAAAAGAAATAACTCAATACTGTGATTCAGTTATGTTTTGCCTTTCCAAAGGCCTTTGTGCCCCTGTAGGTTCTATGGTTGCAGGAAGCAAAGAGTTTATAGAAAAAGCAAAGAAAAAAAGAAAATTGATGGGTGGTGGACTTAGACAAGCAGGATTTTTGGCAGCAGCTGGATTAGTTGCTTTAGAAAAGATGAGTTTTCGCTTAAAGGAAGATCATGAAAATGCAAGATATTTGGGAGAAAAGTTATCACAAATACCTGAAATATTTGTTAATTTAGAAGATATTCATATAAATATGGTATTTTTTAAAATCAACGAAAAAATTGACACCCAAGATATTGAGCAATTCTTTTTGAAAAAAGGTATCAAAATAAATCCTTCTGAAAACGGGGAATTTAGATTTGTTACCAATTATTGGGTAAGTAGAAAAGATGTGGATTATATAGTAGAGACCATGAAAGAATATTTAGAGAAAAAATTAAAGAAGTGA
- a CDS encoding DMT family transporter: MFKAFSSLLLITIVWGSTFPLHKAVLTDIQTLPYLFIRFSIATILSFVIWRKHSVKYGAILGVVLGFAHLLQTYGINFTDASKSGFITSLYIPFTPLISFLIEKEKPNLVQWLCFPLSLLGSYMLFGGLSGFNFGDFLTFIGAVLFALHIVLITKFSRKNEESSLLAFQFLIASIIYLPLSFNANWNLGYPIWITALYTSIFATILVTFLQLKYQKIVGSNSTVLIFIGEPVFASLFSFVFLGESFSTLQILGAIIMITVIILTSFSYVINRYIKNKVLKTNIP; encoded by the coding sequence GTGTTTAAGGCTTTCTCTTCTCTTTTATTAATAACAATTGTATGGGGATCTACTTTTCCTTTACACAAAGCTGTTTTGACTGATATCCAAACTTTACCTTATTTATTTATTAGATTTTCTATCGCAACAATTTTATCTTTTGTTATTTGGAGAAAACATTCAGTCAAATATGGAGCAATTCTGGGTGTTGTTTTAGGGTTTGCTCATTTGTTACAAACTTATGGAATAAACTTTACCGATGCATCTAAAAGCGGGTTTATTACCTCTTTATATATACCTTTTACTCCTCTAATTTCTTTTTTAATAGAGAAAGAAAAACCAAATCTTGTACAATGGTTGTGCTTTCCTTTGTCTCTTTTAGGATCATATATGCTTTTTGGAGGCCTTTCTGGATTTAACTTTGGAGATTTTTTAACTTTTATAGGAGCAGTTCTTTTTGCTCTTCATATAGTTTTGATTACTAAATTTTCCAGAAAAAATGAAGAAAGTTCCCTACTTGCTTTTCAGTTTTTGATTGCTTCAATCATTTATTTACCATTATCCTTTAATGCAAACTGGAATTTAGGTTATCCTATATGGATTACAGCTTTATATACCTCAATATTTGCAACCATTTTAGTAACTTTTTTACAATTAAAATATCAAAAGATAGTTGGTTCAAATTCAACTGTATTAATATTTATTGGTGAGCCAGTGTTCGCCTCTTTATTTTCTTTTGTTTTTTTGGGTGAGAGTTTTTCCACTTTACAAATATTAGGAGCTATAATTATGATAACGGTAATAATATTAACTTCATTCTCCTACGTCATTAATAGATACATAAAAAATAAAGTATTAAAAACAAATATTCCTTAG
- a CDS encoding KamA family radical SAM protein, which produces MPKEELERLKKVEEKYKFRANEYYLSLINWEDKNDPIRRIIIPNIEELEEWGFEDASKEHSYTISKGLQHKYKDTALLLVNDVCGSFCRFCFRKRLFKDIGKEVVRTREIGEDIEYIKQHEEITNVLLTGGDPLLLSTKKLESIIESIYKIEHVKIIRIGSKIPAFNPYRILNDVSFVEMIKKYNKNGKKLYFIVQFNHPNEITSEAVKGINLLLNSGSILANQTPLLHKINDDPKILSQLFKKLSFIGVPPYYVFQNRPVMGNKGFVVPLEKGYSIFLQALETISGLAKRPRFVMSHETGKIEVSAMTKDNIIFRYHRSHNPENYRKFFVFKRNPEAYWFDDYKEPVEIFNYSEVN; this is translated from the coding sequence ATGCCTAAAGAAGAACTAGAAAGATTAAAAAAAGTCGAAGAGAAATATAAATTTAGAGCTAATGAATATTATTTAAGCTTAATTAACTGGGAAGATAAAAACGATCCTATAAGAAGAATCATAATACCAAATATTGAAGAACTTGAAGAATGGGGATTTGAAGATGCCTCTAAAGAGCATTCATATACTATAAGTAAAGGTTTACAACATAAGTACAAAGATACCGCCTTATTATTAGTAAATGATGTTTGCGGTAGTTTTTGCCGTTTTTGTTTTAGAAAAAGATTATTCAAGGATATAGGAAAGGAAGTTGTTAGAACAAGAGAAATAGGAGAAGATATTGAGTATATAAAACAACATGAAGAAATAACAAATGTTCTGTTAACAGGTGGAGACCCTTTATTGCTATCCACAAAAAAACTGGAGTCAATTATTGAGTCCATTTATAAAATTGAACACGTAAAAATTATCAGAATCGGCAGCAAGATCCCTGCCTTTAATCCATACAGAATTCTTAACGATGTTTCTTTTGTTGAAATGATAAAAAAGTACAATAAAAACGGGAAAAAATTGTATTTTATTGTTCAATTCAATCATCCAAATGAAATAACTTCTGAAGCAGTGAAAGGAATTAACCTCCTATTAAATTCTGGCTCCATTCTTGCGAACCAAACACCACTTCTTCATAAAATAAATGATGATCCAAAAATATTAAGTCAATTGTTTAAAAAACTTTCTTTTATAGGTGTTCCACCTTATTATGTGTTTCAAAATAGACCTGTTATGGGAAATAAAGGTTTCGTTGTACCTCTTGAAAAAGGTTACTCAATCTTCTTACAAGCTCTTGAAACTATTTCAGGACTTGCAAAAAGGCCTAGATTTGTAATGTCTCATGAAACTGGAAAAATAGAGGTTTCAGCAATGACGAAAGACAATATTATTTTTAGATATCATAGATCACATAATCCAGAAAATTATAGAAAATTTTTTGTTTTCAAAAGAAATCCCGAAGCTTATTGGTTTGATGATTATAAAGAACCTGTTGAAATTTTTAATTATAGTGAAGTAAATTAA
- a CDS encoding EscU/YscU/HrcU family type III secretion system export apparatus switch protein yields the protein MSDSKKAVALRYKKGVDEAPKVVAKGINLVAKQILEIAEKEHIPVIKNEEAVEEFYGLDLDENIPPELYEIAAEIIAFVYKLDKKITD from the coding sequence ATGTCAGATTCAAAAAAGGCAGTAGCTTTAAGGTATAAAAAAGGTGTTGATGAAGCTCCAAAAGTAGTTGCTAAAGGAATAAACTTAGTTGCTAAACAGATTTTGGAGATAGCTGAAAAAGAACATATTCCAGTAATAAAAAACGAAGAGGCCGTTGAAGAGTTCTATGGATTAGACTTAGATGAAAATATACCACCTGAGCTGTATGAAATAGCTGCCGAAATTATTGCTTTTGTTTATAAACTTGACAAAAAGATTACTGATTAA
- a CDS encoding P1 family peptidase codes for MINVNKTITAVPGIKVGHYTDNQSLTGCTVILYEEGAVGGVDVRGSAPGTRETDLLRPINLVQKVHAVLLTGGSAFGLDAASGVMQYLEENKVGFQTNSIKVPIVPAAVIYDLDIGDPLKRPDKNSGYLAAKNASSDPVEEGSIGVGTGALVGKALGSQYAMKGGVGSYSIELEKGIVVGAITVVNSTGDVYENGKIIAGALDKNKNFINIYEYMKKFAVNANAGENTTLSVVATNAILTKEEANKVAQIAHDGMARAIKPVHTMYDGDVVFCLSTGEIESNVTIIGELAAEAVEKSIIRAVKNLN; via the coding sequence ATGATAAATGTGAATAAAACGATAACTGCAGTTCCAGGAATAAAAGTTGGGCATTATACGGATAATCAATCCCTAACGGGATGCACTGTGATTTTATACGAGGAAGGAGCGGTTGGAGGAGTTGATGTTAGAGGATCAGCTCCAGGAACAAGAGAAACTGACTTGCTTAGGCCAATCAATCTTGTTCAAAAAGTACACGCAGTTTTATTAACTGGCGGAAGTGCATTTGGTCTTGATGCCGCAAGTGGTGTTATGCAGTATCTTGAAGAAAACAAAGTTGGATTTCAAACCAATTCTATTAAAGTTCCTATCGTTCCTGCTGCAGTTATATACGATCTTGATATAGGAGACCCCTTAAAAAGACCTGATAAAAACTCAGGTTATTTAGCTGCAAAAAATGCTTCTTCTGACCCTGTTGAGGAAGGTTCTATTGGTGTTGGAACAGGAGCTTTGGTTGGGAAAGCTTTGGGAAGTCAATATGCTATGAAAGGTGGCGTAGGAAGTTATTCTATAGAATTAGAAAAAGGCATAGTTGTTGGTGCAATTACAGTAGTAAATTCCACAGGAGATGTTTATGAAAATGGAAAAATTATAGCTGGTGCACTAGATAAAAATAAAAACTTCATAAACATTTATGAATATATGAAAAAATTCGCAGTCAATGCGAATGCTGGCGAAAATACTACTTTATCAGTAGTTGCTACAAACGCTATACTAACCAAAGAAGAAGCCAACAAGGTTGCTCAAATAGCACACGATGGTATGGCTAGAGCAATAAAACCTGTTCATACTATGTACGATGGAGACGTTGTATTTTGCTTATCAACAGGAGAAATTGAAAGTAATGTAACTATAATTGGAGAATTAGCTGCTGAAGCTGTCGAAAAATCTATTATTAGAGCTGTGAAAAACCTTAACTGA
- a CDS encoding ribonuclease H-like YkuK family protein produces the protein MIVFKLKSPTFGVVESNDLKELINVFAENKKYKILVGTDSHAKNSHVLFATAIVIYRIGNGGTYFYNIKYEQKHYDMFSRLIKEAELSLKVAEFLENYLNFKKPEVHLDIGLNGKSKEVFNTITGYVKGLGYDYKIKPESFAATSIAHLYTK, from the coding sequence TTGATAGTCTTCAAATTAAAAAGTCCCACTTTTGGAGTCGTTGAATCAAATGATTTAAAAGAATTAATAAACGTGTTTGCTGAAAATAAAAAGTATAAAATATTAGTGGGGACAGACAGTCACGCAAAAAACAGTCATGTTTTATTTGCGACAGCTATTGTAATTTATAGGATAGGAAATGGTGGAACCTATTTTTATAATATTAAATACGAACAAAAACATTATGATATGTTTTCTCGGCTCATAAAAGAGGCTGAATTGAGTTTAAAGGTAGCAGAATTCTTAGAAAATTATTTGAATTTTAAAAAACCAGAAGTCCATCTTGATATTGGTTTAAATGGGAAATCAAAAGAAGTTTTTAATACAATCACTGGATACGTAAAAGGTTTAGGGTATGACTATAAAATAAAACCTGAATCTTTTGCTGCAACCAGTATAGCCCATTTATACACCAAATGA
- a CDS encoding diacylglycerol kinase family protein, with amino-acid sequence MNRDRVLFVINPQAGGGKTRKIWSEKIYPLIKSSKIPFDYSFTKKPYDGFYLSMNGIKEGYKKILSVGGDGTVNEIVNAIMKQNFVDTTEIAVTAIGTGSGNDWRKTVGIPENLEDIIKLLENENFILQDVGLVTYTQKKSEKIRYFINVAGMGFDAEVTYKANKSKKRFFGKLSYSLILFLTLFSFKDPYIQIRVNDKIVYEGALLTLNVGIGKYSGGGMMFTPNAIYDDGLFDITAVDKISFFSIIKNLKKIYDGSFINHKAVKTFIGKTVEIESRDKLYLEVDGESLGHSPLHFEILPKKLKVISVKK; translated from the coding sequence ATGAATAGGGATAGAGTATTATTTGTAATCAATCCACAAGCAGGAGGGGGTAAAACAAGAAAAATCTGGTCTGAAAAAATTTATCCTCTGATAAAATCCAGTAAAATTCCCTTTGACTACTCTTTTACAAAAAAACCCTATGATGGATTTTATTTATCAATGAATGGAATTAAGGAAGGATATAAAAAAATATTATCCGTAGGAGGAGATGGAACGGTTAATGAAATAGTTAACGCTATTATGAAACAAAATTTTGTCGATACAACAGAAATCGCTGTTACAGCCATAGGAACAGGTTCAGGCAACGATTGGAGAAAAACCGTTGGCATTCCAGAAAATTTAGAAGATATTATTAAATTGTTAGAAAATGAAAATTTTATCCTTCAAGATGTAGGGTTAGTTACATATACACAAAAGAAGAGTGAGAAAATTAGATACTTTATAAATGTTGCGGGAATGGGATTCGATGCAGAAGTTACATATAAAGCAAATAAAAGTAAAAAAAGATTTTTTGGTAAACTTTCTTATTCTCTTATATTATTTTTAACTTTATTTTCTTTTAAAGACCCATATATACAGATTAGAGTAAATGATAAAATAGTATACGAAGGAGCGTTATTAACTTTAAACGTTGGAATAGGTAAATATAGTGGTGGAGGAATGATGTTTACCCCCAATGCAATTTATGATGACGGACTATTTGACATAACTGCCGTGGACAAGATATCTTTTTTTTCAATAATAAAGAATTTAAAAAAAATATATGATGGTTCTTTTATAAATCACAAGGCCGTTAAAACTTTCATAGGAAAAACCGTAGAAATAGAATCGAGAGATAAATTATATTTAGAAGTGGATGGGGAATCTTTAGGACATTCTCCCTTGCACTTTGAGATATTACCTAAAAAACTCAAAGTAATATCAGTGAAGAAATAA